Within the Gracilinema caldarium DSM 7334 genome, the region TCAATTTAACTGGAAGATGATACAGCAGCGGGATCAGGTTCGAACTGATTTTTCCCGGGTGCGGCTTATTCACTGTGCCGATGGCTTTGGTCCTCCTGCGGTGAAACGGGCTTCCTATGATTACAATGCCCTTGCAAAAAATATGCCTGTTAAAGCTTTTAAGTTGTTTTTTAAATCGGGGGTTCCTGGGGCAGGCTTTGATGAACCGCTACTTTCTCCTGCCCAGGTGTTACAACTGGAACCCCGTCCCTATCTCATCATGTATCAATAGGGAGTGATATGCTGGTCGCAAGTGTGCTTTGTATGCATCTGCTGATTATAAACAATGTGCTCAACGGGGATCTGGTCCTGTAGCTAGTGGTGTATCAGTGATTTCTGTCAGTTGAGCCCTAGCTTAAAAGGATTGAGTGAAACCCCTACATCATAGGTGTCAAGGTTTTCGTGCTTTTTAAGGAGGGCTACTACCCAATAGGTGACTGGAGTCATGAGCGCCTCAACACCACACTTAAAGAGATAGTTGGTTACTACCAGGGTAACAAAGAGTTCCCAACCGAAAACACCGAAGAGGCTCGCCACCAGTACAAAAACAGCAGTATCAACAAATTCACCAACCAACGTACTGCCGATGGTCCGCATCCATAGGTGTTTCCCCTGCATCCAGACCTTCATCCGGGAAAGGACAGCTGAATTGGAAAATTCGCCCATCCAGTAACCGGCGAGGCTTGCCAGGGCAATGCCTCCTGTGCTCATTCCGCCGAGAATGGCATCATAGGCCTGAGTGCCTGCATAACCTTCCCAGGCCGATTCTGGGGGGAGCCGCTTTAGAATAAA harbors:
- a CDS encoding queuosine precursor transporter, with protein sequence MAAFVAVLIISNIASSAKIVDLGFSLFGIPMAFDGGTLLFPLSYIFGDILTEVYGFRASRRVIWTGFFLLALASLVFFILKRLPPESAWEGYAGTQAYDAILGGMSTGGIALASLAGYWMGEFSNSAVLSRMKVWMQGKHLWMRTIGSTLVGEFVDTAVFVLVASLFGVFGWELFVTLVVTNYLFKCGVEALMTPVTYWVVALLKKHENLDTYDVGVSLNPFKLGLN